One Podarcis raffonei isolate rPodRaf1 chromosome 3, rPodRaf1.pri, whole genome shotgun sequence genomic region harbors:
- the SLC17A5 gene encoding sialin isoform X7, with product MSSKTRLVVKEVAPGDVNAPICCSARLSLAVWAFLGFFLLYALRVNLSVALVDMVESNASLTKNTSSNVCKEHSSTPVVPRNTTGKKYPWDANTQGWILGSFFYGYIITQVPGGYLARQFGGKKLLGFGILGTAIFTLFTPLAADLGVGYLIAVRALEGLGEGVTFPAMHAMWSCWAPPLERSKLLSISYAGAQLGTVVSLPLSGLICYYMNWIYVFYIFGALGVLWFIFWMLIVSDTPETHKRISHAEKEYILSSLTDQLSTQKSIPWGAILTSLPLWAIVVAHFSYNWTFYTLLTLLPTYMKEILRFDVQENGFLSALPYFGCWICIILSGQFADYLREKQNMPTVCVRKTFTLIVVTRAFLCNLCSIIPNAAPQLSLVWWPTKDFINTSLLLLLLSVNGMIGPAVFLVAAGFIGCDYEMAVAFVTISTTLGGFSTSGYSINHLDIAPSYAGILLGITNSFGTIPGMVGPLVAKSLTHSNTVGEWQTVFYIAAAINLFGAIFFALFSSGEVQDWALNGYHLHRN from the exons CGCCAATATGCTGCTCTGCTCGCCTCAGCTTAGCGGTCTGGGCCTTCTTGGGATTCTTTCTCTTATATGCACTTCGTGTCAATTTAAGTGTTGCCCTGGTGGACATGGTAGAATCAAATGCAAGCTTGACCAAAAATACTTCTTCAAATGTGTGCAAAGAACATTCTTCTACCCCAGTTGTTCCTCGTAACACTACG GGGAAAAAGTATCCATGGGATGCAAATACTCAAGGCTGGATCCTTGGTTCCTTCTTCTATGGCTACATCATTACACAGGTTCCTGGTGGATATCTTGCCCGCCAGTTTGGCGGAAAGAAGCTGTTGGGGTTTGGCATCCTGGGCACTGCCATTTTCACCTTGTTCACACCTTTGGCAGCAGATTTGGGAGTCGGGTACCTCATAGCTGTCAGGGCTTTGGAAGGCCTGGGTGAG GGTGTCACCTTTCCTGCCATGCATGCCATGTGGTCCTGTTGGGCTCCTCCACTGGAACGCAGTAAACTTCTTAGTATTTCATATGCAG GTGCGCAGCTAGGAACTGTTGTGTCTCTTCCATTGTCTGGCTTGATCTGTTATTATATGAATTGGATTTATGTGTTCTACATATTTG GTGCCCTAGGTGTGCTGTGGTTCATCTTCTGGATGTTGATAGTTAGCGACACACCAGAAACACACAAGAGAATTTCTCATGCAGAAAAGGAATACATCCTCTCCTCCCTTACAGATCAG CTTTCTACTCAGAAATCCATCCCTTGGGGAGCCATACTGACGTCACTTCCACTCTGGGCTATCGTCGTAGCACACTTTTCTTATAACTGGACTTTCTACACACTCCTTACCCTATTGCCTACTTACATGAAGGAAATTCTGAGGTTTGATGTGCAGGAG AATGGATTTTTATCTGCActgccttattttggctgctggattTGTATCATTCTATCTGGTCAATTTGCTGATTATTTGCGGGAAAAGCAAAACATGCCCACCGTATGTGTTCGCAAAACATTTACCCTGATAG TAGTAACAAGAGCATTCCTGTGCAACTTGTGTTCCATAATACCAAATGCAGCTCCTCAACTCAGCCTTGTATGGTGGCCCACCAAGGACTTTATAAACACTTCACTTTTGCTGCTTTTGCTCTCAGTAAATG GAATGATTGGACCTGCGGTTTTCCTTGTAGCAGCTGGATTCATAGGCTGCGATTATGAAATGGCTGTTGCATTTGTAACCATATCCACAACACTAGGGGGTTTTTCAACATCTGGATACAGCATCAATCACCTCGATATTGCACCATC atATGCTGGCATTCTCCTTGGAATTACAAATTCATTTGGCACTATCCCAGGAATGGTGGGACCACTTGTTGCTAAAAGCCTGACTCATAGT AATACTGTGGGAGAATGGCAGACTGTCTTCTATATCGCCGCTGCCATTAACTTATTTGGAGCCATCTTCTTTGCATTATTCAGCAGTGGAGAAGTTCAAGACTGGGCACTCAATGGCTACCACTTGCATAGGAACTGA
- the SLC17A5 gene encoding sialin isoform X8, with protein MVESNASLTKNTSSNVCKEHSSTPVVPRNTTGKKYPWDANTQGWILGSFFYGYIITQVPGGYLARQFGGKKLLGFGILGTAIFTLFTPLAADLGVGYLIAVRALEGLGEGVTFPAMHAMWSCWAPPLERSKLLSISYAGAQLGTVVSLPLSGLICYYMNWIYVFYIFGALGVLWFIFWMLIVSDTPETHKRISHAEKEYILSSLTDQLSTQKSIPWGAILTSLPLWAIVVAHFSYNWTFYTLLTLLPTYMKEILRFDVQENGFLSALPYFGCWICIILSGQFADYLREKQNMPTVCVRKTFTLIVVTRAFLCNLCSIIPNAAPQLSLVWWPTKDFINTSLLLLLLSVNGMIGPAVFLVAAGFIGCDYEMAVAFVTISTTLGGFSTSGYSINHLDIAPSYAGILLGITNSFGTIPGMVGPLVAKSLTHSNTVGEWQTVFYIAAAINLFGAIFFALFSSGEVQDWALNGYHLHRN; from the exons ATGGTAGAATCAAATGCAAGCTTGACCAAAAATACTTCTTCAAATGTGTGCAAAGAACATTCTTCTACCCCAGTTGTTCCTCGTAACACTACG GGGAAAAAGTATCCATGGGATGCAAATACTCAAGGCTGGATCCTTGGTTCCTTCTTCTATGGCTACATCATTACACAGGTTCCTGGTGGATATCTTGCCCGCCAGTTTGGCGGAAAGAAGCTGTTGGGGTTTGGCATCCTGGGCACTGCCATTTTCACCTTGTTCACACCTTTGGCAGCAGATTTGGGAGTCGGGTACCTCATAGCTGTCAGGGCTTTGGAAGGCCTGGGTGAG GGTGTCACCTTTCCTGCCATGCATGCCATGTGGTCCTGTTGGGCTCCTCCACTGGAACGCAGTAAACTTCTTAGTATTTCATATGCAG GTGCGCAGCTAGGAACTGTTGTGTCTCTTCCATTGTCTGGCTTGATCTGTTATTATATGAATTGGATTTATGTGTTCTACATATTTG GTGCCCTAGGTGTGCTGTGGTTCATCTTCTGGATGTTGATAGTTAGCGACACACCAGAAACACACAAGAGAATTTCTCATGCAGAAAAGGAATACATCCTCTCCTCCCTTACAGATCAG CTTTCTACTCAGAAATCCATCCCTTGGGGAGCCATACTGACGTCACTTCCACTCTGGGCTATCGTCGTAGCACACTTTTCTTATAACTGGACTTTCTACACACTCCTTACCCTATTGCCTACTTACATGAAGGAAATTCTGAGGTTTGATGTGCAGGAG AATGGATTTTTATCTGCActgccttattttggctgctggattTGTATCATTCTATCTGGTCAATTTGCTGATTATTTGCGGGAAAAGCAAAACATGCCCACCGTATGTGTTCGCAAAACATTTACCCTGATAG TAGTAACAAGAGCATTCCTGTGCAACTTGTGTTCCATAATACCAAATGCAGCTCCTCAACTCAGCCTTGTATGGTGGCCCACCAAGGACTTTATAAACACTTCACTTTTGCTGCTTTTGCTCTCAGTAAATG GAATGATTGGACCTGCGGTTTTCCTTGTAGCAGCTGGATTCATAGGCTGCGATTATGAAATGGCTGTTGCATTTGTAACCATATCCACAACACTAGGGGGTTTTTCAACATCTGGATACAGCATCAATCACCTCGATATTGCACCATC atATGCTGGCATTCTCCTTGGAATTACAAATTCATTTGGCACTATCCCAGGAATGGTGGGACCACTTGTTGCTAAAAGCCTGACTCATAGT AATACTGTGGGAGAATGGCAGACTGTCTTCTATATCGCCGCTGCCATTAACTTATTTGGAGCCATCTTCTTTGCATTATTCAGCAGTGGAGAAGTTCAAGACTGGGCACTCAATGGCTACCACTTGCATAGGAACTGA